The Eriocheir sinensis breed Jianghai 21 chromosome 49, ASM2467909v1, whole genome shotgun sequence genome has a segment encoding these proteins:
- the LOC126981709 gene encoding mucin-5AC-like isoform X6 gives MDGPPHPEGGGGGGSEEGGGDGGGGGGGAKAVITSTPATTTSSSSSSSSSILSSTSSLISSFFRPSSSSSSSTPSTSSVSSTTSSSSSTSSSPIIISSPSSSSPIIISSPSSSSIASSASSTSSQVLMTSDGHLVFPLPILNPSLDSLTAPTYIPSSTLTYVPVSSPSPTPQPPRPTTPRRPTPRRPAPQPPTRPGPPVTPVPITTSSADRSGSSTPTQEQPTPAHTYMPTPTASTTSIDSSLSTPASSVGVGRGALSLRLIDEDEDSDFDSRCDSFEDRLVFPPRPAYTTTTTPMSPPSPPAHVRTRANTQPTHAPAHVSCHVPGHVLTHAPAPCTHDAPHATAPMSPTTHAHAPIAPTTHAPLALNHPLPHRPPPLHCPPPPHYVPPPPEAQWWGDARGNGLAHSASDPMVRPPLWQPPEAPQQQGAREGPAAPRLARSDSVVAVPEDLLTPKPSLAGAAAAALVAAALMPGAAMMLHAAFRLVFGTLFPAYYSYKAVKTKNVKEYVKWMMYWIVFAFFTCLETLTDVFLSFWFPFYYELKILVVLWLLSPATRGSSILYRKFVHPWLTRREDDIDNCIAQAKEQGYSAVLSLGSKGVNYATTVIMQTAIKGGGGIMNQLKRSYSSGELIGADGDMNRNIKPLPPHLHDNDYDDPTAHHHLQHHHLPRQPPPPGAYDSEPRVRAESDAAYKPRGSSASRVVRSNKTRSADVTDYYQDSQDDGNGSSIARRRSPRSQDPASSSGHPPPGAPPSGHGPAFRRSRHGEVSAYATLPRTTAKRTTAKKRQV, from the exons ATGGACGGCCCCCCCcaccctgaaggaggaggaggaggagggagtgaagaaggaggaggagatggaggaggaggaggaggtggggccaAGGCAGTCATTACCTCCactcctgccaccaccacctcctcctcctcctcctcgtcttcttccattctctcctccacctccagcctcatctcctccttcttcaggccctcctcctcttcctcgtcttctactccctccacctcctccgtctcctctaccacttcttcctcatcttccacctcctcctcccccatcatcatttccagcccctcctcctcctcccccatcatcatttccagcccctcctcctcctccatcgcctcctccgcctcctccacctcctcccaagTCCTCATGACCTCCGACGGGCACCTcgtcttccccctccccatcctcaacCCCTCCCTGGACTCCCTCACCGCCCCTACCTATATCCCCTCCTCCACACTTACCTATGtccccgtctcctcaccctccccaACACCCCAACCCCCACGCCCCACAACCCCACGGCGCCCCACACCACGCCGCCCCgccccccagccccccacacGGCCGGGGCCCCCAGTGACACCAGTACCTATAACCACGTCAAGCGCAGACCGTTCAGGATCGTCAACGCCCACCCAGGAGCAACCCACGCCCGCCCACACGTACATGCCCACGCCCACAGCCTCGACCACGTCCATAGACTCGTCCCTGTCCACGCCCGCGTCGTCAGTGGGCGTGGGCCGCGGCGCGTTGTCCCTGAGGTTGATAGACGAGGATGAGGATTCCGATTTCGATAGTCGGTGTGATTCGTTCGAGGACAGGCTGGtgttcccgccccgccccgcctacaccaccaccaccacgcccatgtCCCCTCCGTCGCCCCCCGCCCATGTCCGCACCCGCGCCAACACGCAGCCCACCCATGCCCCAGCCCATGTCTCGTGTCATGTTCCGGGGCATGTCCTCACTCATGCCCCCGCGCCTTGCACCCATGATGCCCCCCACGCCACCGCGCCCATGTCTCCCACAACCCATGCCCACGCGCCCATTGCCCCCACCACCCACGCCCCCCTGGCTTTAAACCATCCTCTGCCGCACCGCCCCCCGCCCCTGCACTGTCCCCCACCCCCGCATTACGTCCCCCCGCCCCCCGAGGCCCAGTGGTGGGGGGACGCCAGGGGGAACGGATTAGCACACTCCGCCTCTGACCCCATGGTGCGGCCCCCCCTGTGGCAGCCCCCCGAAGCCCCCCAGCAGCAGGGGGCTCGCGAAGGGCCCGCCGCCCCCCGCCTGGCCCGCAGCGACTCCGTGGTGGCGGTGCCCGAGGACCTCCTCACCCCGAAGCCCTCcctggcgggggcggcggcggcggcgctggtggcggcggcgctcATGCCCGGCGCCGCCATGATGCTGCACGCCgccttcag ACTGGTGTTCGGGACCCTGTTTCCAGCCTACTACTCCTACAAGGCGGTGAAGACCAAGAATGTCAAAGAATAC GTAAAATGGATGATGTACTGGATCGTCTTCGCCTTCTTCACCTGCCTGGAAACACTCACCGATGTCTTCCTCAGCTTCTGGTTCCCCTTCTACTAtgag CTCAAGATCCTGGTGGTGCTGTGGCTGCTCTCCCCGGCCACGCGCGGCTCCTCCATTCTGTACCGCAAGTTCGTGCACCCCTGGCTGACGCGGCGCGAGGATGACATCGACAACTGCATCGCCCAGGCCAAGGAGCAGGGTTACAGCGCCGTGCTCAGCCTGGGCTCCAAGGGTGTCAACTATGCTACCACCGTCATCATGCAGACCGCTATTaag GGCGGCGGAGGGATCATGAACCAGCTGAAGAGGAGCTACAGTTCGGGTGAGCTGATCGGCGCCGACGGGGACATGAACCGCAACATCAAGCCCCTTCCTCCACACCTCCACGACAACGACTACGACGACcccaccgcccaccaccacctccagcaccaccacctcccccggCAGCCCCCCCCACCAG GCGCCTATGACTCTGAGCCGCGGGTGAGGGCCGAGAGTGACGCTGCCTACAAGCCCAGGGGGTCGTCCGCCAGCCGTGTCGTGCGCTCCAACAAGACGCGCTCGGCTGACGTGACGGACTACTACCAGGACTCACAGGACGACGGGAACGGAAGCAGCATTGCACGTCGTCGCTCCCCACGCTCCCAGGACCCCGCCAG TAGTTCAGGCCACCCCCCCCCTGGCGCTCCCCCCTCCGGCCACGGCCCAGCCTTCAGGCGCTCCCGACATGGAGAG GTCTCAGCCTACGCTACACTTCCAAGAACCACCGCCAAGAGAACCACAGCGAAAAAGAGGCAAGTCTGA
- the LOC126981709 gene encoding uncharacterized protein LOC126981709 isoform X1 translates to MDGPPHPEGGGGGGSEEGGGDGGGGGGGAKAVITSTPATTTSSSSSSSSSILSSTSSLISSFFRPSSSSSSSTPSTSSVSSTTSSSSSTSSSPIIISSPSSSSPIIISSPSSSSIASSASSTSSQVLMTSDGHLVFPLPILNPSLDSLTAPTYIPSSTLTYVPVSSPSPTPQPPRPTTPRRPTPRRPAPQPPTRPGPPVTPVPITTSSADRSGSSTPTQEQPTPAHTYMPTPTASTTSIDSSLSTPASSVGVGRGALSLRLIDEDEDSDFDSRCDSFEDRLVFPPRPAYTTTTTPMSPPSPPAHVRTRANTQPTHAPAHVSCHVPGHVLTHAPAPCTHDAPHATAPMSPTTHAHAPIAPTTHAPLALNHPLPHRPPPLHCPPPPHYVPPPPEAQWWGDARGNGLAHSASDPMVRPPLWQPPEAPQQQGAREGPAAPRLARSDSVVAVPEDLLTPKPSLAGAAAAALVAAALMPGAAMMLHAAFRLVFGTLFPAYYSYKAVKTKNVKEYVKWMMYWIVFAFFTCLETLTDVFLSFWFPFYYELKILVVLWLLSPATRGSSILYRKFVHPWLTRREDDIDNCIAQAKEQGYSAVLSLGSKGVNYATTVIMQTAIKGGGGIMNQLKRSYSSGELIGADGDMNRNIKPLPPHLHDNDYDDPTAHHHLQHHHLPRQPPPPGAYDSEPRVRAESDAAYKPRGSSASRVVRSNKTRSADVTDYYQDSQDDGNGSSIARRRSPRSQDPASRVLSADDLTSGYSSGGDLDPDPAPPHPDWDEDEFPEPAALPYTRKRSQGVRRTQSLSSSSLALHRASGGRRGEGRGGHGAGRGAGGQVSDGAPPPAYFSSSGHPPPGAPPSGHGPAFRRSRHGEPPPQQPATPCYALTSVALSGTAWRGWPRVSAYATLPRTTAKRTTAKKRQV, encoded by the exons ATGGACGGCCCCCCCcaccctgaaggaggaggaggaggagggagtgaagaaggaggaggagatggaggaggaggaggaggtggggccaAGGCAGTCATTACCTCCactcctgccaccaccacctcctcctcctcctcctcgtcttcttccattctctcctccacctccagcctcatctcctccttcttcaggccctcctcctcttcctcgtcttctactccctccacctcctccgtctcctctaccacttcttcctcatcttccacctcctcctcccccatcatcatttccagcccctcctcctcctcccccatcatcatttccagcccctcctcctcctccatcgcctcctccgcctcctccacctcctcccaagTCCTCATGACCTCCGACGGGCACCTcgtcttccccctccccatcctcaacCCCTCCCTGGACTCCCTCACCGCCCCTACCTATATCCCCTCCTCCACACTTACCTATGtccccgtctcctcaccctccccaACACCCCAACCCCCACGCCCCACAACCCCACGGCGCCCCACACCACGCCGCCCCgccccccagccccccacacGGCCGGGGCCCCCAGTGACACCAGTACCTATAACCACGTCAAGCGCAGACCGTTCAGGATCGTCAACGCCCACCCAGGAGCAACCCACGCCCGCCCACACGTACATGCCCACGCCCACAGCCTCGACCACGTCCATAGACTCGTCCCTGTCCACGCCCGCGTCGTCAGTGGGCGTGGGCCGCGGCGCGTTGTCCCTGAGGTTGATAGACGAGGATGAGGATTCCGATTTCGATAGTCGGTGTGATTCGTTCGAGGACAGGCTGGtgttcccgccccgccccgcctacaccaccaccaccacgcccatgtCCCCTCCGTCGCCCCCCGCCCATGTCCGCACCCGCGCCAACACGCAGCCCACCCATGCCCCAGCCCATGTCTCGTGTCATGTTCCGGGGCATGTCCTCACTCATGCCCCCGCGCCTTGCACCCATGATGCCCCCCACGCCACCGCGCCCATGTCTCCCACAACCCATGCCCACGCGCCCATTGCCCCCACCACCCACGCCCCCCTGGCTTTAAACCATCCTCTGCCGCACCGCCCCCCGCCCCTGCACTGTCCCCCACCCCCGCATTACGTCCCCCCGCCCCCCGAGGCCCAGTGGTGGGGGGACGCCAGGGGGAACGGATTAGCACACTCCGCCTCTGACCCCATGGTGCGGCCCCCCCTGTGGCAGCCCCCCGAAGCCCCCCAGCAGCAGGGGGCTCGCGAAGGGCCCGCCGCCCCCCGCCTGGCCCGCAGCGACTCCGTGGTGGCGGTGCCCGAGGACCTCCTCACCCCGAAGCCCTCcctggcgggggcggcggcggcggcgctggtggcggcggcgctcATGCCCGGCGCCGCCATGATGCTGCACGCCgccttcag ACTGGTGTTCGGGACCCTGTTTCCAGCCTACTACTCCTACAAGGCGGTGAAGACCAAGAATGTCAAAGAATAC GTAAAATGGATGATGTACTGGATCGTCTTCGCCTTCTTCACCTGCCTGGAAACACTCACCGATGTCTTCCTCAGCTTCTGGTTCCCCTTCTACTAtgag CTCAAGATCCTGGTGGTGCTGTGGCTGCTCTCCCCGGCCACGCGCGGCTCCTCCATTCTGTACCGCAAGTTCGTGCACCCCTGGCTGACGCGGCGCGAGGATGACATCGACAACTGCATCGCCCAGGCCAAGGAGCAGGGTTACAGCGCCGTGCTCAGCCTGGGCTCCAAGGGTGTCAACTATGCTACCACCGTCATCATGCAGACCGCTATTaag GGCGGCGGAGGGATCATGAACCAGCTGAAGAGGAGCTACAGTTCGGGTGAGCTGATCGGCGCCGACGGGGACATGAACCGCAACATCAAGCCCCTTCCTCCACACCTCCACGACAACGACTACGACGACcccaccgcccaccaccacctccagcaccaccacctcccccggCAGCCCCCCCCACCAG GCGCCTATGACTCTGAGCCGCGGGTGAGGGCCGAGAGTGACGCTGCCTACAAGCCCAGGGGGTCGTCCGCCAGCCGTGTCGTGCGCTCCAACAAGACGCGCTCGGCTGACGTGACGGACTACTACCAGGACTCACAGGACGACGGGAACGGAAGCAGCATTGCACGTCGTCGCTCCCCACGCTCCCAGGACCCCGCCAG TCGCGTTCTCTCGGCCGATGACCTGACCTCCGGCTACTCTAGTGGTGGTGACCTTGACCccgaccccgccccgccccaccccgacTGGGACGAGGACGAGTTCCCCGAGCCTGCGGCGCTGCCGTACACACGGAAGCGCTCACAGGGGGTGCGACGCACacagtccctctcttcctcctccctcgccctccaccGCGCCtctggggggcggcggggggaggggagagggggtcaTGGGGCAGGGCGGGGGGCAGGGGGTCAGGTCAGTGATGGTGCACCCCCCCCTGCTTATTTCAGTAGTTCAGGCCACCCCCCCCCTGGCGCTCCCCCCTCCGGCCACGGCCCAGCCTTCAGGCGCTCCCGACATGGAGAG CCGCCTCCACAGCAGCCAGCAACCCCCTGCTATGCCCTCACCAGTGTGGCTCTCAGCGGCACTGCTTGGCGGGGCTGGCCCAGG GTCTCAGCCTACGCTACACTTCCAAGAACCACCGCCAAGAGAACCACAGCGAAAAAGAGGCAAGTCTGA